One Vitis vinifera cultivar Pinot Noir 40024 chromosome 8, ASM3070453v1 genomic window carries:
- the LOC100248405 gene encoding uncharacterized protein LOC100248405 isoform X4 encodes MGFDGLKIGIQIKRGLIFSTRICYRSVCNHPFLVGFVFFLIFLYRSFPFVFSILVSSSPVLVCTIVLLGTLLSFGQPHIPEIEKDVEKEVEKEEKITHEIAALKSRSGVLEDAVVVERGESFGVDRYTGKGVDVVEKAIEDRGLEEIDVCKVEKGDGLLECAPLIEEKSREIHLEKPVIEEEEGDFHDFQCGPTEEIHEEKPRVEGMLGESEVVENHYTLIQSLEDEDHEVENDKSPVGLVVARMGDSLEFSPGLSWKHEEDNNEPSDSGSDGGESSSPDASMADIIPLLDELHPLLDSESPQPALISHDDSDAASERSRKSNDGSAESSEDTENQQEEDDVDDEGDDDEDDEEEEAQGSKVDETKSGITWTEDDQKNLMDLGTSELERNQRLENLILRRRARKNMKVVAEKNLIDLESADPPFYVPPISTTRRNPFDSPCDSYDDMGLPPIPGSAPSILVPRRNPFDLPYDSSEEKPDLKGDSFEQEFMAFHQKDMLFRRHESFSLGASSFGGPRHERQHIKWRPYFVPERMAGEGTSYPVFERQSSGFSDSKASSVPETESVSSAVDEEDSKVIDQDVSQETEVMPNIDHVSDHVEDGRQSSEDSDSEEGDQVEKTEIDLNVVAQPADEVNLHEIESSFATPIELDMSEVCLEAEAGEEKYSSRSSSSRSSEVSDHSFDLKPDEESSILESRKAEVIEESGNQIQPSQEGSGFSFVTGIVVEHPHKEPVYDSSPPAVEKNLSSSSISSDLPVEMSEIGVPTTASSETTAPLACKESEVSKEIMEGASGNEETWATSSQLHVVDENESRSWEVKEMREHDDIKFGFSAVDQNSDNPISVVPKSVPEHVSTDSSSSASDTESVEEVVMHKDESFQHEQDQVDRLNFGVEFQTREVHQEVSENRDFMTSRDLDMPSESTTLSAMEEQHPSLVVEQVSVVHPNLSSSETNSVEEDSADEEETLQFEHHQVHSAGYDAKIGNNQDVDEKLVSVDVSNLSSSETKLVEEDSTIMEDTLQFERNQVTSPGSDAIIGDQQDVDRKLIPVDGSNLYSSETKSVEEDSTVVEETLQFEHGQVPSPGSDAKIGDQQDVDGKLVSVDSSNLPSSETKSAEENSTDEKLVSVDGSNLSSSETKSAEDSTGNKETLQFEHDQVHLSSSDAKIGGYQDEDEKLDDGSQNVSPREMSLSELEKLLPSALSDKSTVKPSLDAHEEPHEPYIIPLECIEEVGITNNLNVLRSHELEDNISSYPSLTSILSEVSENRSSSSAVDPKYDAVDGIEIDSQKLSGLVLLDFPVAACHVLEENVDDEEGDEIKEFDEGLLAELDRVGDFSVNGVGSNLNEIEERGTLLMPHDTETRTIRFVEDDCNEVDESKVVIEEENDKFLEVKESDSGFQLSRASSIEHVGSFSREFDDGEVKDSKPNQEPITNLEMLVIEARSLEDIDLAFKDAESVSKETEVKFAESMLPDFDINSGMPTIEARSFENIDLALKDAEPMSREAKVEDAEPTIPDVEISSRMPIIEARSLEDIDLAFKGTELMSKEAIVPDLVINSGMPMIEARSLEDIDLVLKDAEPPMSIETEVEASESTIPDIEINSMMLVTEARSLEDIDLAFKYTESMSKETEVEGNSNVPENDINSMVYKNDVNSEMLVIEARSHEDIDLAFKDTKLMSKETEVEIEESKVPVHEISMEMPIIEARSLEDIDLALNDAEPRSKESFPDLEINSVMPVLEDRSLEDIDTACKKNIEEEGEKPIFVESALFPKDLELPVLEARAIDDIDLNFKQLHGGVDLEKSIVSGPIDGKPFVESKYLGEETNLDLQMVEARSLEDILKALKQASEGNAVDKGSSSKENESRTEESGTQSTSAAQTLDHSIGN; translated from the exons ATGGGTTTTGACGGATTGAAGATTGGAATTCAAATCAAGAGAGGTTTGATCTTTTCAACCAGAATATGTTATAGATCAGTATGTAATCATCCATTTCTGGTGggttttgtgtttttcttgatttttctgtACAGATCATTTCCTTTTGTGTTTTCCATATTGGTGTCATCTTCCCCAGTTTTGGTTTGTACTATTGTTTTGCTTGGAACCCTTTTGAGTTTTGGGCAACCACACATACCTGAAATCGAAAAAGACGTTGAAAAAGAAGtcgaaaaagaagagaagataaCCCATGAAATTGCAGCTTTGAAATCCCGGTCAGGGGTTTTGGAAGATGCTGTTGTGGTTGAGAGAGGTGAGAGCTTTGGTGTGGATAGATACACAGGAAAAGGAGTGGATGTGGTAGAGAAGGCCATTGAAGATAGGGGCTTAGAGGAGATTGATGTCTGTAAGGTTGAGAAAGGTGATGGTTTGCTTGAATGTGCTCCATTGATTGAAGAAAAATCTCGGGAAATTCATTTGGAGAAGCCGGTGATCGAGGAAGAGGAGGGAGATTTTCATGATTTCCAGTGTGGACCGACTGAGGAAATTCATGAGGAGAAACCAAGGGTTGAAGGTATGTTGGGTGAAAGCGAAGTTGTTGAGAATCACTACACTTTGATTCAAAGTTTAGAAGATGAGGATCATGAAGTGGAAAATGATAAATCGCCAGTTGGGCTTGTGGTTGCACGGATGGGAGATAGCTTGGAATTTTCCCCAGGGTTATCTTGGAAGCATGAGGAGGACAACAATGAGCCTTCGGATTCTGGGTCCGATGGAGGAGAGAGTTCATCTCCAGATGCTTCAATGGCTGATATTATACCATTGCTTGATGAGCTCCACCCACTTTTAGACTCAGAATCTCCTCAGCCTGCTCTTATCTCCCATGATGACTCGGATGCAGCTTCAGAACGGTCTCGTAAGAGTAATGATGGCAGTGCTGAGTCAAGTGAGGATACTGAAAACCaacaagaagaagatgatgttgatgatgaaGGTGATGACGATGAGGACGATGAGGAAGAAGAGGCACAGGGCAGTAAAGTAGATGAAACTAAATCTGGAATCACTTGGACAGAGGATGACCAAAAGAATCTAATGGATTTGGGAACTTCTGAGCTGGAAAGAAATCAACGACTGGAGAATCTTATCTTAAGGAGAAGAGCACGGAAAAACATGAAAGTGGTGGCTGAGAAGAATCTTATAGACTTAGAAAGTGCTGATCCTCCCTTCTATGTCCCTCCCATTTCAACAACAAGGCGCAATCCTTTTGATAGCCCTTGTGATTCTTATGACGATATGGGTTTACCACCCATTCCTGGATCTGCTCCTTCCATTTTGGTACCGAGACGAAATCCTTTTGATCTTCCTTATGACTCTAGTGAAGAGAAACCTGATCTTAAAGGAGACAGTTTTGAACAAGAGTTCATGGCATTTCACCAGAAGGACATGCTCTTCCGAAGACATGAAAGTTTCAGCCTGGGAGCTTCATCTTTTGGGGGTCCTAGGCACGAGAGGCAACACATCAAATGGAGACCGTATTTTGTACCAGAACGAATGGCTGGGGAAGGGACAAGCTATCCTGTGTTTGAAAGACAATCAAGTGGATTTAGTGATTCGAAGGCAAGCTCTGTCCCTGAAACTGAGTCAGTAAGTTCAGCTGTGGATGAGGAAGATTCCAAGGTAATTGACCAAGATGTTTCTCAGGAAACAGAGGTCATGCCCAACATAGACCATGTATCTGACCATGTTGAAGATGGAAGACAATCTTCTGAAGATTCTGATTCTGAGGAGGGTGACCAAGTCGAGAAGACAGAAATTGATCTTAATGTGGTTGCACAGCCTGCAGATGAGGTAAATCtccatgaaattgaatcaaGCTTTGCAACTCCTATAGAATTGGACATGAGTGAAGTTTGTCTGGAAGCAGAAGCAGGTGAAGAGAAATACAGCAGCAGGTCAAGCTCATCACGATCGTCAGAAGTGAGTGACCACAGCTTTGATTTGAAACCAGATGAAGAGTCATCAATTTTGGAGTCAAGGAAAGCTGAGGTTATTGAGGAATCTGGAAATCAAATACAGCCTTCACAAGAAGGGTCAGGTTTCAGTTTTGTTACTGGGATTGTGGTTGAACATCCTCACAAGGAGCCTGTTTATGATTCGAGCCCACCAGCAGTTGAGAAGAATCTCTCTTCTTCATCCATTTCTTCTGATCTGCCAGTAGAAATGTCTGAAATTGGTGTACCTACCACCGCATCATCTGAAACGACTGCTCCTTTGGCATGTAAAGAATCTGAAGTCAGTAAAGAAATCATGGAGGGTGCTTCTGGTAATGAGGAGACATGGGCAACCTCATCGCAACTGCATGTGGTAGATGAAAATGAATCGAGATCATGGGAAGTTAAAGAGATGAGGGAGCATGATGATATAAAGTTTGGGTTCTCAGCAGTTGACCAGAATTCTGATAATCCAATATCTGTGGTGCCCAAGTCTGTGCCTGAGCATGTTTCAACTGATTCAAGTTCATCTGCTTCAGACACTGAATCAGTAGAGGAGGTTGTGATGCATAAAGACGAAAGTTTTCAGCATGAGCAGGATCAAGTTGACCGATTAAATTTTGGTGTGGAGTTTCAAACTAGGGAAGTACACCAAGAGGTGAGTGAGAATAGGGACTTTATGACTTCTAGAGATCTGGATATGCCTTCTGAAAGTACAACATTGTCTGCCATGGAGGAACAACATCCTTCATTGGTGGTTGAGCAAGTTTCAGTGGTTCATCCCAATTTGTCTTCATCGGAGACTAACTCAGTAGAGGAGGATTCAGCAGATGAGGAAGAAACACTGCAATTTGAACATCACCAAGTGCACTCAGCAGGTTATGATGCAAAGATTGGTAATAATCAAGATGTGGATGAGAAGCTGGTTTCTGTGGATGTTTCCAATTTATCTTCATCAGAGACTAAATTAGTGGAGGAGGATTCAACAATAATGGAAGATACTCTTCAGTTTGAACGTAACCAAGTAACTTCTCCGGGTTCTGACGCAATTATTGGTGATCAACAAGATGTGGATAGGAAGCTGATTCCTGTGGATGGTTCCAATTTATATTCATCAGAGACTAAATCAGTGGAGGAGGATTCAACAGTAGTGGAAGAAACTCTTCAGTTTGAACATGGCCAAGTACCCTCACCAGGTTCTGATGCAAAGATTGGTGACCAACAAGATGTGGATGGGAAGCTGGTTTCTGTGGACAGTTCTAATTTACCTTCATCAGAGACAAAATCAGCGGAGGAGAATTCAACAG ATGAGAAGCTGGTTTCTGTGGATGGTTCCAATTTATCTTCATCAGAGACAAAATCAGCAGAGGATTCAACAGGTAACAAAGAAACTCTTCAATTTGAACATGACCAAGTACACTTATCAAGTTCTGATGCAAAGATTGGTGGCTACCAAGATGAGGATGAGAAGCTGGATGATGGTTCTCAAAATGTGTCTCCCCGGGAAATGTCTTTGTCTGAACTGGAGAAATTGCTGCCTTCAGCTCTGTCAGATAAATCTACAGTCAAACCATCTTTGGATGCTCATGAAGAACCCCAT GAACCATATATTATCCCGTTGGAGTGTATTGAGGAAGTAGGCATCACCAACAATCTGAATGTGCTGAGGAGCCATGAGCTTGAGGATAACATTTCATCATATCCCTCTCTTACCTCTATCTTGTCTGAGGTTTCGGAGAACAGATCATCCTCATCTGCTGTAGATCCAAAATATGACGCAGTTGATGGAATTGAGATTGACAGCCAGAAACTTTCTGGTTTAGTACTCTTAGATTTTCCAGTGGCAGCGTGTCATGTTCTTGAGGAAAATGTTGATGATGAAGAGGGAGATGAGATAAAGGAGTTTGATGAAGGGTTGTTGGCAGAATTGGATAGAGTTGGTGACTTTAGTGTTAATGGAGTTGGATCGAACTTGAATGAGATTGAAGAGAGAGGCACCCTTCTTATGCCACATGATACTGAAACCAGGACTATTCGATTTGTTGAAGATGATTGTAATGAAGTTGATGAAAGTAAGGTTGTTATTGAAGAGGAGAATGATAAATTTCTAGAAGTCAAAGAGAGTGACTCAGGGTTTCAGTTGTCTAGAGCTAGCTCCATTGAACATGTTGGTTCATTCTCTAGGGAATTTGATGATGGAGAAGTCAAGGATTCAAAGCCCAACCAGGAACCAATTACCAATTTAGAGATGTTAGTTATTGAAGCCCGGTCTCTTGAAGACATTGATTTAGCTTTTAAGGATGCTGAGTCAGTTTCAAAGGAAACTGAAGTTAAGTTTGCAGAGTCCATGCTGCCTGACTTTGACATCAATTCAGGCATGCCAACGATTGAAGCACGgtcttttgaaaacattgatttaGCTTTGAAGGATGCTGAACCAATGTCAAGGGAAGCTAAAGTTGAGGATGCGGAGCCCACGATACCCGATGTTGAAATCAGTTCAAGGATGCCAATAATTGAAGCGCGATCCCTTGAAGACATTGATTTAGCTTTTAAGGGTACGGAATTAATGTCAAAGGAAGCCATTGTACCTGACCTTGTCATCAATTCAGGCATGCCAATGATTGAAGCACGATCTCTTGAAGACATCGATTTAGTTTTGAAGGATGCTGAGCCACCAATGTCAATAGAAACTGAAGTTGAGGCTTCAGAGTCCACAATACCCGACATTGAGATCAATTCAATGATGCTGGTCACTGAGGCGCGATCCCTAGAAGACATTGATTTAGCTTTTAAGTATACGGAATCAATGTCGAAGGAAACTGAAGTTGAAGGCAACTCCAACGTACCTGAAAATGACATCAATTCCATGGTATACAAAAATGATGTCAATTCTGAGATGCTAGTGATTGAAGCCCGATCCCATGAAGACATTGATTTAGCTTTCAAGGATACCAAATTAATGTCAAAGGAGACTGAAGTTGAGATTGAGGAGTCTAAGGTACCCGTCCACGAGATCAGTATGGAGATGCCAATTATTGAAGCACGATCCCTTGAAGATATCGATTTAGCTCTAAATGATGCTGAACCAAGGTCAAAGGAGTCATTTCCCGACCTTGAGATCAATTCGGTAATGCCAGTTCTTGAAGATCGATCTCTTGAAGATATTGATACAGCTTGCAAGAAAAACATTGAAGAAGAAGGTGAGAAACCTATCTTTGTGGAGTCTGCACTATTTCCAAAAGATTTGGAGCTGCCAGTTCTTGAAGCAAGGGCAATTGACGATATTGATTTGAATTTCAAGCAACTCCATGGTGGAGTAGATCTTGAGAAATCCATCGTTTCCGGTCCAATTGATGGAAAACCCTTTGTTGAATCCAAATATCTGGGGGAAGAAACAAACTTAGACCTACAAATGGTAGAAGCAAGATCACTAGAAGATATTCTCAAGGCTCTAAAGCAAGCCTCAGAAGGTAATGCAGTAGACAAGGGGAGTTCCTCCAAGGAAAATGAATCCAGAACCGAAGAATCTGGCACTCAGAGCACAAGTGCCGCTCAGACACTAGACCATTCAATTGGAAATTGA